In Spinacia oleracea cultivar Varoflay chromosome 5, BTI_SOV_V1, whole genome shotgun sequence, a single window of DNA contains:
- the LOC110795820 gene encoding 1-(5-phosphoribosyl)-5-[(5-phosphoribosylamino)methylideneamino] imidazole-4-carboxamide isomerase, chloroplastic isoform X2 yields MKLPFIRLSSTIEPSSLLHPFASKIDGFGLQIPTRSTAKPSHVRPFSIQCSVRFRPCIDIHKGKVKQIVGSTLSDSKEGGSSSSAALVTNFESDKPSAEYARLYKDDGLFGGHVIMLGADPLSRNAAVEALHAFPGGLQVGGGINSDNALSYIEEGASHVIVTSYVFNNGQMDLDRLRDLIRVVGKQRLVLDLSCRKKEGRYAIVTDRWQKFSDVYVDEQTLEFLAAYADEFLVHGVDVEGKKLGIDEELVSLLGSYSP; encoded by the exons ATGAAGCTCCCATTTATTCGTCTCTCTTCGACCATTGAACCCTCCTCACTTTTGCATCCTTTCGCCTCCAAAATCGATGGCTTCGGTCTTCAAATTCCAACTAGAAGCACTGCAAAACCTTCGCATGTTCGTCCCTTTTCCATCCAATGTTCAGTTCGTTTTCGACCTTGCATTGATATACACAAG GGTAAAGTAAAGCAAATTGTTGGGTCCACCCTTTCGGATTCCAAGGAAGGAGGATCATCATCATCAGCAGCTCTTGTTACCAATTTTGAGTCTGATAAGCCGTCAGCTGAATATGCTAGGTTGTACAAAGATGATGGGCTTTTCGGTGGTCATGTTATCATGCTTGGTGCTGACCCTTTGAGCCGAAATGCTGCAGTCGAGGCCTTGCACGCTTTTCCTG GTGGTCTGCAGGTTGGAGGTGGGATTAACTCTGATAATGCGCTAAGTTATATTGAAGAGGGAGCCAGCCATGTCATTGTAACATCA TATGTATTCAACAACGGGCAAATGGACCTTGATAGGCTTAGGGATCTGATCCGTGTTGTTGGAAAACAGAGGCTTGTGTTAGATTTGAGCTGCCGGAAGAAG GAAGGTAGATATGCTATCGTAACTGACAGATGGCAGAAGTTTAGCGATGTATATGTTGACGAGCAGACTCTGGAATTTCTCGCTGCCTATGCTGATGAGTTTTTGGTACATGGTGTGGATGTTGAAGGCAAAAA ATTGGGGATCGACGAAGAGCTTGTTTCTTTGCTGGGAAGTTACTCACCA